A single region of the Mustela lutreola isolate mMusLut2 chromosome 2, mMusLut2.pri, whole genome shotgun sequence genome encodes:
- the LOC131823090 gene encoding olfactory receptor 7D4-like — MYPGQLQIACLKIGTFSWVSLHLFCVFNTLFSFERCRTCLEAENLTAVSEFLLLGLSDDPELEPFFFGLFLFMYLVTVLGNLFIILAISSDSQLHRPMYFFLSNLSLADIGFSTTTIPKMLVNIQTHSKSITYAGCLTQVSFFFLFACLDDLLLAVMAYDRFVAICHPLNYSVIMNPCLCGLLVLMSFFGSLLDSQIHCLMVSQLTFCTNVEIHHFFCDAPQLFHLACSDTSIHTILMYFIGAIFGGVPLSGILFSYTRIVSSIMRVPSTGGKYKAFSTCVSHLSVVILFYGTALGVYLSSAVSHSPRQGAVTSVMYALVVPMLNPFIYSLRNRDVKRALQRLLNRTV, encoded by the coding sequence ATGTATCCTGGGCAATTGCAAATTGCTTGCCTCAAAATAGGCACATTTAGCTGGGTGTCTCTACACTTGTTTTGTGTATTCAATACTCTCTTCTCTTTTGAGAGGTGTCGCACCTGCCTGGAAGCAGAGAATCTAACAGCTGTCTCAGAGTTCCTTCTCCTGGGCCTCTCAGATGATCCAGAACTGGAGCCCTTTTTCTTTGGGCTGTTCCTGTTCATGTACCTGGTCACTGTGCTTGGGAACCTGTTCATCATCCTGGCCATCAGCTCTGACTCCCAACTCCACAggcccatgtacttcttcctctccaacctgTCCTTGGCTGATATTGGTTTCAGCACCACGACAATCCCCAAGATGCTGGTGAACATTCAAACACACAGCAAGTCTATTACCTATGCAGGCTGCCTAACTCAGGtgtccttttttttcctgtttgcatGTTTGGATGATCTACTCCTGGctgtgatggcctatgaccggTTTGTGGCCATTTGTCACCCCCTGAACTACTCAGTCATCATGAACCCATGCCTCTGTGGCTTGTTGGTCCTGATGTCATTTTTTGGCAGTCTCTTAGACTCTCAGATTCATTGTTTGATGGTGTCCCAACTCACCTTCTGCACAAATGTGGAAATTCATCATTTCTTTTGTGATGCACCTCAACTCTTCCACCTTGCCTGCTCTGATACCTCCATCCACACCATACTAATGTATTTTATTGGTGCCATCTTTGGTGGTGTTCCACTCTCAGGGATCCTTTTTTCTTATACACGAATTGTTTCCTCCATTATGAGAGTCCCATCCACAGGTGGGAAGTACAAAGCCTTTTCCACCTGTGTCTCTCACCTGTcagttgttattttgttttatggaacAGCTCTTGGTGTATACCTCAGTTCAGCTGTCTCCCATTCTCCCAGGCAGGGTGCAGTGACCTCAGTTATGTATGCTTTGGTTGTTCCCATGCTGAATCCCTTCATTTACAGCCTGCGGAACAGGGACGTCAAGAGAGCTTTGCAGAGGCTCCTTAACAGAACAGTCTAG